One Cardiocondyla obscurior isolate alpha-2009 linkage group LG11, Cobs3.1, whole genome shotgun sequence DNA segment encodes these proteins:
- the Crag gene encoding DENN domain-containing protein Crag isoform X2 — translation MDDRRVADYFVIAGLPGQDDELSEDNETNDKLEDWCQEGTHLKDMHMPPPITDLAVIFPALGEHCPEGYTLLECTVSGFPADLNHGSLRTNECYLCYRRGRDKPPLVDIGVIYDGKERIMQDAEMVLETPKGHVANVNNSTSKIFVTYRRASRKMPCNSLVVTDICVILTNKGESPPHAFCVINKNLNKGMLGSDVYLCYKKSMNRANLVSFKPTILYKYPTVDYNNFVFPNSVAMFCLPMGATIECWPKVACKPKPVFSTFVLTVADAAQKIYGSAITFYEELQMEPDTSNCKNSQEIMDTVENNKNSDNMEITKDKPQVKMKFKRSGVLKKLNILELERLQYTDPASQSLNISKSICILSHWPFFDTFEKFLVFLHRMVNDKPQSVPIEKYIAYFLCDIPFPSPQRPRILVQLSSQDRLILTQPEDLALPRSGASFRQLLINLGPDNCLLILLLILTEQKILVHSLRPDVLTSVSEAIAMILFPFKWQCPYIPLCPLGLAEVLHAPLPFLIGVDSRFFDLYDPPSDVNCVNLDTNNIAICDDKKYLNVKLLPKKAARQLRNWLELLSSKIISWGKTSCSQKDRGDEDFSVDREFQQKRKEQALELEIQDAFLRFMATILKGYRGYLLPITKAPTVGTTDPTSLFNIQAFLRSRDKAHAKFYTMLVRTQMFIRFIEERSFVSDMDMAGLAFFDECTERIEDENATLLELDESQHSERTVFIPPPEAGTNQTPIIYKSFKLNPDLMRPQKNFCLKNPSLSAFGMVPGSPMARRTKHEIKVAQRMARKQAAMPDRWGRCLLGTCHSLWFLHLPAMLQVASQPAAVLHQAYEILVKMQKLRLDPMEEVCYRAMMQLCGVYGQPVLAVKLLFHMKRSGVQPNALTYGFYNKAVLEATWPSDMTNSSQLMWNKLRNVIVGAALFKKAGKKSARRRLSSNVDFLTTDKTEMEHALSRSSLDSSHSQDTEAAHSDSTKGSSVSDLPGFGSLELKAKLLRQNSIVKDQTALSMLQSDELEQTPSNPRLTRSVESPLKSPIRTPVTENDPLGALINDETPIVSPSEENDSNCSTSTLTVLNNTTEERPGGPLLFRSNILPRSATFHQAVDESGMTVGGHLQRSETMPHSVAQQGEQEREKERLEISSLWSQNKDSVTSSLSSLGSSLKLSFGRYSTGGLAFAKNKDLISSNQLIESLSLSSYISPSSLTGKKSNEIILGGLNSLKSAATTVVKKFDEIKEAISATSTPVKNKEREQKIAYGISHESLDSLNDGSIQDRNEIRASGDGNLDLCSLYELAECLYPKGTRELEERLAIELVLSSASRCHHCAAILYDEEIMAGWQPEDSNLNTVCQYCDKATVPLLTATILDYRCEASEKSNDPLMGALIELLDQPKESLEPITVPYLNPLVLRKELESVLSQEGDACLTKHRFIQEHPIVYWNLIWYFERINLTSHLPDLWLSNDKNSELQRTLGSVGVRTMWDNDRLHMDRLPMYLQWKSNSTEDRTLMQTVITYVRCNDLAEPIIRVALERSKHQTGDHPFSIYRDILFLAFTVLGRTNIDQGVFDREYSLSLEKFSENEEKLLHKIDAPPTMMSVYCRYYFKQLNV, via the exons ATGGATGACAGACGGGTAGCGGATTATTTTGTTATCGCCGGTCTACCCGGCCAGGACGATGAGCTCAGCGAAGATAATGAAACCAACGATAAACTGGAGGACTGGTGCCAGGAGGGCACTCATCTCAAGGATATGCACATGCCGCCTCCTATCACGGATCTTGCCGTAATATTTCCCGCACTGGGAGAACACTGTCCGGAGGGCTACACACTATTGGAATGCACTGTATCTGGCTTCCCGGCAGACTTAAACCATGGAAGCTTACGAACAAACGAGTGTTACTTGTGTTATAGAAGAGGACGCGATAAGCCTCCCTTAGTTGACATtg GTGTAATATACGATGGAAAAGAACGCATAATGCAAGATGCTGAAATGGTGTTGGAAACCCCTAAGGGTCATGTGGCAAATGTGAATAATtcaacttcaaaaatttttgtaacgtaCAGACGAGCGAGTCGAAAGATGCCGTGTAATTCCCTTGTGGTCACAGACATATGTGTTATCTTGACGAATAAAGGAGAGAGCCCGCCACACGCGTTCTGCGTCATTAATAAGAATTTGAACAAGGGAATGCTGGGCAGTGACGTATATTTGTGCTATAAGAAATCTATGAATCGCGCCAATTTGGTATCATTTAAACCAACGATACTCTATAAATATCCCACGGtggattataataatttcgtttttcCTAATTCTGTCGCCATGTTTTGCCTACCAATGGGCGCAACTATAGAATGCTGGCCTAAAGTGGCGTGTAAACCTAAGCCCGTATTCTCGACGTTCGTCTTGACAGTTGCCGATGCTGCTCAAAAAATTTACGGTTCAGCAATAACTTTTTATGAGGAACTTCAAATGGAGCCGGATACTTCAAACTGTAAAAATAGTCAAGAGATTATGGACACGGTtgagaataataaaaacagtG ATAATATGGAAATAACTAAAGATAAACCGCAAGTGAAAATGAAGTTTAAGAGATCCGGTGTACTCAAAAAGCTTAACATATTGGAGCTAGAAAGGTTGCAATACACAGATCCCGCGAGTCAATCGTTGAATATTAGTAAATCTATATGTATACTATCGCACTGGCCATTCTTTGATACGTTCGAGAAATTTTTGGTGTTTTTGCATCGTATGGTGAATGACAAGCCGCAAAGTGTCccgattgaaaaatatatcgcatattttttatgcGACATACCGTTCCCGAGTCCGCAACGTCCACGGATTTTAGTGCAGCTCAGTAGTCAAGATAGACTGATCTTGACACAACCAGAGGATCTAGCCTTGCCTAGATCAGGCGCAAGTTTCAGacaattattgattaatttggGACCTGACAACTGTTTATTGATactgttattaatattgacggaacaaaaaatattagttCACTCTTTACGTCCAGACGTACTAACTTCCGTGAGCGAAGCCATCGCTATGATTCTGTTTCCTTTCAAGTGGCAGTGTCCTTACATACCGCTGTGTCCTTTAGGATTAGCTGAG GTATTGCACGCACCATTACCATTCTTAATCGGCGTGGATTCAAGGTTCTTTGATTTATACGATCCTCCTTCCGATGTTAACTGTGTTAATTTAGATACAAACAATATTGCGATATGCGATGATAAGAAATAtctaaatgttaaattattgcCTAAAAAGGCGGCTAGGCAACTCAGAAATTGGTTGGAGCTCTTATCCTCTAAGATAATTTCGTGGGGAAAAACTAGCTGTTCCCAAAAAG aTAGAGGAGATGAAGACTTCAGTGTGGATAGAGAGTTTcaacaaaaacgaaaagagcAGGCTTTGGAACTTGAAATACAGGACGCTTTCTTAAGATTCATGGCCACGATTCTTAAAGGGTACCGAGGCTATTTGTTACCGATTACAAAAGCGCCTACTGTAGGAACGACAGATCCAACAAGTTTGTTTAACATTCAAGCGTTTTTAAGAAGTCGCGATAAAGCTCACGCTAAGTTTTACACCATGCTCGTCAGAACGCAAATGTTTAtcag gTTTATAGAAGAAAGAAGTTTTGTTTCTGATATGGATATGGCGGGATTAGCATTTTTCGATGAATGTACAGAACGAATCGAAGATGAAAATG cAACTCTTTTGGAACTGGACGAATCTCAACATAGTGAACGTACAGTATTTATACCTCCACCTGAAGCAGGAACAAATCAAACACCAATAATATACAAGTCGTTTAAGTTGAACCCGGATCTAATGAGGcctcagaaaaatttttgtttaaaaaatccaTCTTTAAGTGCCTTTGGTATGGTACCTGGGAGCCCTATGGCTCGTAGAACGAAGCACGAAATCAAAGTTGCTCAAAGGATGGCTCGAAaacaa gcCGCGATGCCCGACAGATGGGGCAGATGCTTGCTCGGTACGTGTCACAGTCTTTGGTTTTTGCATTTACCAGCCATGTTACAAGTCGCCAGCCAGCCTGCTGCAGTATTACATCAGGCTTACGAGATATTAgtcaaaatgcaaaaattacgACTGGATCCTATGGAAGAG gtatGCTACAGAGCTATGATGCAACTTTGTGGAGTGTATGGGCAACCAGTTTTAGCTGTAAAATTACTGTTCCATATGAAACGCAGTGGTGTTCAACCTAACGCTTTAACGTACGGATTTTACAACAAG GCTGTTCTCGAGGCAACTTGGCCTTCCGATATGACAAACTCCAGTCAGTTAATGTGGAACAAATTACGAAATGTTATTGTCGGTGcagctttatttaaaaaagctgGAAAAAAGAGCGCTAGAAGACGATTGAGCTCTAACGTAGATTTTTTAACCACCGATAAGACTGAAATGGAACACGCGCTCTCTCGGTCTAGTCTCGACAGTTCCCATTCTCAGGATACTGAAGCAGCACATAGTGATT cTACTAAAGGCAGTTCTGTGTCAGATCTACCTGGATTCGGATCACTTGAATTAAAAGCTAAGCTTCTTCGTCAAAATAGTATAGTAAAAGATCAAACAGCGTTAAGTATGTTACAGTCGGACGAATTGGAACAAACGCCAAGTAATCCAag GCTAACGCGCAGTGTCGAATCGCCTTTAAAAAGTCCCATACGCACACCAGTTACGGAAAATGACCCATTGGGTGCTCTCATTAATGACGAAACACCGATTGTGTCGCCTTCCGAGGAAAATGATTCAAATTGCTCAACAAGTACTTTAaccgttttaaataatacgacTGAAGAAAGACCAGGAGGGCCGCTTTTATTTAGAAG CAATATCCTCCCACGTAGTGCGACGTTTCATCAGGCAGTAGATGAAAGTGGCATGACAGTGGGTGGGCATTTACAGAGGAGTGAGACGATGCCTCACTCAGTGGCGCAGCAAGGGGAacaggagagagaaaaagagagactaGAAATAAGCAGTCTTTGGTCTCAGAATAAGGATAGTGTAACATCCAGCCTCTCTAGTTTAGGATCTAGTCTTAAACTTAGTTTCGG ACGATACTCCACGGGTGGATTGGCATTTGCTAAAAATAAGGATTTAATATCATCAAATCAACTTATTGAATCTCTTAGTCTCTCCAGCTATATCAG cCCGTCGAGTTTAACAGGAAAAAAATCGAATGAAATAATACTTGGTGGTCTGAATAGCTTAAAGTCCGCTGCAACAACtgtagttaaaaaatttgatgaaataaaagagGCCATTTCAGCGACAAGTACACCGGTGAAGAATAAGGAACGCGAACAGAAAATTGCTTATGGGATATCTCACGAGTCTCTGGACTCCCTCAACGATGGATCCATACAAGATCGAAATGAGATAAGAGCATCAG GTGATGGAAATTTAGATTTGTGTTCATTATACGAACTCGCGGAATGTCTTTATCCAAAGGGCACTAGAGAATTAGAGGAACGTCTTGCCATTGAGCTTGTGCTTTCCAGTGCTAGCAGATGCCATCATTGCGCTGCCATCCTGTACGACGAGGAGATAATGGCTGGTTGGCAACCAGAAGATTCCAACTTAAATACAGTCTGTCAATATTGCGACAAAGCCACTGTACCTCTTCTCACAGCTACGATATTAGATTACAG aTGTGAAGCAAGCGAGAAAAGTAATGATCCTTTAATGGGAGcgttaatagaattattagaTCAACCAAAAGAATCGTTGGAACCGATAACCGTACCGTATCTAAATCCATTAGTTTTGAGAAAAGAATTGGAGAGTGTACTGAGTCAAGAAGGAGACGCATGTCTTACTAAGCATAGGTTTATTCAAGAACATCCAATAGTGTATTGGAATCTAATATGGTACttcgaaagaattaatttaacgagtCATCTACCTGATCTCTGGTTAAGTAATGATAAAAACTCAGAACTTCAAAGAACTCTAGGATCAGTGGGCGTCAGAACCATGTGGGACAACGATCGATTGCACATGGATCGTTTGCCTATGTATCTCCAGTGGAAGTCGAATTCCACAGAAGATAGGAC GTTAATGCAGACGGTGATAACGTATGTTCGTTGCAACGATTTAGCGGAACCTATAATAAGAGTGGCCTTAGAAAGAAGTAAACATCAAACAGGCGATCATCCGTTTTCTATATATAGGGATATCTTGTTTCTGGCATTTACTGTATTAGGAAGAACGAATATTGACCAAG GTGTCTTCGACAGAGAATACAGTTTATCGTTGGAGAAATTCTCCGAAAACGAGGAGAaattattgcataaaattgaTGCGCCACCGACTATGATGTCGGTGTACTGCagatattatttcaaacaaCTCAACGTGTAA
- the Crag gene encoding DENN domain-containing protein Crag isoform X4 yields MDDRRVADYFVIAGLPGQDDELSEDNETNDKLEDWCQEGTHLKDMHMPPPITDLAVIFPALGEHCPEGYTLLECTVSGFPADLNHGSLRTNECYLCYRRGRDKPPLVDIGVIYDGKERIMQDAEMVLETPKGHVANVNNSTSKIFVTYRRASRKMPCNSLVVTDICVILTNKGESPPHAFCVINKNLNKGMLGSDVYLCYKKSMNRANLVSFKPTILYKYPTVDYNNFVFPNSVAMFCLPMGATIECWPKVACKPKPVFSTFVLTVADAAQKIYGSAITFYEELQMEPDTSNCKNSQEIMDTVENNKNSADNMEITKDKPQVKMKFKRSGVLKKLNILELERLQYTDPASQSLNISKSICILSHWPFFDTFEKFLVFLHRMVNDKPQSVPIEKYIAYFLCDIPFPSPQRPRILVQLSSQDRLILTQPEDLALPRSGASFRQLLINLGPDNCLLILLLILTEQKILVHSLRPDVLTSVSEAIAMILFPFKWQCPYIPLCPLGLAEVLHAPLPFLIGVDSRFFDLYDPPSDVNCVNLDTNNIAICDDKKYLNVKLLPKKAARQLRNWLELLSSKIISWGKTSCSQKDRGDEDFSVDREFQQKRKEQALELEIQDAFLRFMATILKGYRGYLLPITKAPTVGTTDPTSLFNIQAFLRSRDKAHAKFYTMLVRTQMFIRFIEERSFVSDMDMAGLAFFDECTERIEDENATLLELDESQHSERTVFIPPPEAGTNQTPIIYKSFKLNPDLMRPQKNFCLKNPSLSAFGMVPGSPMARRTKHEIKVAQRMARKQAAMPDRWGRCLLGTCHSLWFLHLPAMLQVASQPAAVLHQAYEILVKMQKLRLDPMEEVCYRAMMQLCGVYGQPVLAVKLLFHMKRSGVQPNALTYGFYNKAVLEATWPSDMTNSSQLMWNKLRNVIVGAALFKKAGKKSARRRLSSNVDFLTTDKTEMEHALSRSSLDSSHSQDTEAAHSDSTKGSSVSDLPGFGSLELKAKLLRQNSIVKDQTALSMLQSDELEQTPSNPSPSSLTGKKSNEIILGGLNSLKSAATTVVKKFDEIKEAISATSTPVKNKEREQKIAYGISHESLDSLNDGSIQDRNEIRASGDGNLDLCSLYELAECLYPKGTRELEERLAIELVLSSASRCHHCAAILYDEEIMAGWQPEDSNLNTVCQYCDKATVPLLTATILDYRCEASEKSNDPLMGALIELLDQPKESLEPITVPYLNPLVLRKELESVLSQEGDACLTKHRFIQEHPIVYWNLIWYFERINLTSHLPDLWLSNDKNSELQRTLGSVGVRTMWDNDRLHMDRLPMYLQWKSNSTEDRTLMQTVITYVRCNDLAEPIIRVALERSKHQTGDHPFSIYRDILFLAFTVLGRTNIDQGVFDREYSLSLEKFSENEEKLLHKIDAPPTMMSVYCRYYFKQLNV; encoded by the exons ATGGATGACAGACGGGTAGCGGATTATTTTGTTATCGCCGGTCTACCCGGCCAGGACGATGAGCTCAGCGAAGATAATGAAACCAACGATAAACTGGAGGACTGGTGCCAGGAGGGCACTCATCTCAAGGATATGCACATGCCGCCTCCTATCACGGATCTTGCCGTAATATTTCCCGCACTGGGAGAACACTGTCCGGAGGGCTACACACTATTGGAATGCACTGTATCTGGCTTCCCGGCAGACTTAAACCATGGAAGCTTACGAACAAACGAGTGTTACTTGTGTTATAGAAGAGGACGCGATAAGCCTCCCTTAGTTGACATtg GTGTAATATACGATGGAAAAGAACGCATAATGCAAGATGCTGAAATGGTGTTGGAAACCCCTAAGGGTCATGTGGCAAATGTGAATAATtcaacttcaaaaatttttgtaacgtaCAGACGAGCGAGTCGAAAGATGCCGTGTAATTCCCTTGTGGTCACAGACATATGTGTTATCTTGACGAATAAAGGAGAGAGCCCGCCACACGCGTTCTGCGTCATTAATAAGAATTTGAACAAGGGAATGCTGGGCAGTGACGTATATTTGTGCTATAAGAAATCTATGAATCGCGCCAATTTGGTATCATTTAAACCAACGATACTCTATAAATATCCCACGGtggattataataatttcgtttttcCTAATTCTGTCGCCATGTTTTGCCTACCAATGGGCGCAACTATAGAATGCTGGCCTAAAGTGGCGTGTAAACCTAAGCCCGTATTCTCGACGTTCGTCTTGACAGTTGCCGATGCTGCTCAAAAAATTTACGGTTCAGCAATAACTTTTTATGAGGAACTTCAAATGGAGCCGGATACTTCAAACTGTAAAAATAGTCAAGAGATTATGGACACGGTtgagaataataaaaacagtG CAGATAATATGGAAATAACTAAAGATAAACCGCAAGTGAAAATGAAGTTTAAGAGATCCGGTGTACTCAAAAAGCTTAACATATTGGAGCTAGAAAGGTTGCAATACACAGATCCCGCGAGTCAATCGTTGAATATTAGTAAATCTATATGTATACTATCGCACTGGCCATTCTTTGATACGTTCGAGAAATTTTTGGTGTTTTTGCATCGTATGGTGAATGACAAGCCGCAAAGTGTCccgattgaaaaatatatcgcatattttttatgcGACATACCGTTCCCGAGTCCGCAACGTCCACGGATTTTAGTGCAGCTCAGTAGTCAAGATAGACTGATCTTGACACAACCAGAGGATCTAGCCTTGCCTAGATCAGGCGCAAGTTTCAGacaattattgattaatttggGACCTGACAACTGTTTATTGATactgttattaatattgacggaacaaaaaatattagttCACTCTTTACGTCCAGACGTACTAACTTCCGTGAGCGAAGCCATCGCTATGATTCTGTTTCCTTTCAAGTGGCAGTGTCCTTACATACCGCTGTGTCCTTTAGGATTAGCTGAG GTATTGCACGCACCATTACCATTCTTAATCGGCGTGGATTCAAGGTTCTTTGATTTATACGATCCTCCTTCCGATGTTAACTGTGTTAATTTAGATACAAACAATATTGCGATATGCGATGATAAGAAATAtctaaatgttaaattattgcCTAAAAAGGCGGCTAGGCAACTCAGAAATTGGTTGGAGCTCTTATCCTCTAAGATAATTTCGTGGGGAAAAACTAGCTGTTCCCAAAAAG aTAGAGGAGATGAAGACTTCAGTGTGGATAGAGAGTTTcaacaaaaacgaaaagagcAGGCTTTGGAACTTGAAATACAGGACGCTTTCTTAAGATTCATGGCCACGATTCTTAAAGGGTACCGAGGCTATTTGTTACCGATTACAAAAGCGCCTACTGTAGGAACGACAGATCCAACAAGTTTGTTTAACATTCAAGCGTTTTTAAGAAGTCGCGATAAAGCTCACGCTAAGTTTTACACCATGCTCGTCAGAACGCAAATGTTTAtcag gTTTATAGAAGAAAGAAGTTTTGTTTCTGATATGGATATGGCGGGATTAGCATTTTTCGATGAATGTACAGAACGAATCGAAGATGAAAATG cAACTCTTTTGGAACTGGACGAATCTCAACATAGTGAACGTACAGTATTTATACCTCCACCTGAAGCAGGAACAAATCAAACACCAATAATATACAAGTCGTTTAAGTTGAACCCGGATCTAATGAGGcctcagaaaaatttttgtttaaaaaatccaTCTTTAAGTGCCTTTGGTATGGTACCTGGGAGCCCTATGGCTCGTAGAACGAAGCACGAAATCAAAGTTGCTCAAAGGATGGCTCGAAaacaa gcCGCGATGCCCGACAGATGGGGCAGATGCTTGCTCGGTACGTGTCACAGTCTTTGGTTTTTGCATTTACCAGCCATGTTACAAGTCGCCAGCCAGCCTGCTGCAGTATTACATCAGGCTTACGAGATATTAgtcaaaatgcaaaaattacgACTGGATCCTATGGAAGAG gtatGCTACAGAGCTATGATGCAACTTTGTGGAGTGTATGGGCAACCAGTTTTAGCTGTAAAATTACTGTTCCATATGAAACGCAGTGGTGTTCAACCTAACGCTTTAACGTACGGATTTTACAACAAG GCTGTTCTCGAGGCAACTTGGCCTTCCGATATGACAAACTCCAGTCAGTTAATGTGGAACAAATTACGAAATGTTATTGTCGGTGcagctttatttaaaaaagctgGAAAAAAGAGCGCTAGAAGACGATTGAGCTCTAACGTAGATTTTTTAACCACCGATAAGACTGAAATGGAACACGCGCTCTCTCGGTCTAGTCTCGACAGTTCCCATTCTCAGGATACTGAAGCAGCACATAGTGATT cTACTAAAGGCAGTTCTGTGTCAGATCTACCTGGATTCGGATCACTTGAATTAAAAGCTAAGCTTCTTCGTCAAAATAGTATAGTAAAAGATCAAACAGCGTTAAGTATGTTACAGTCGGACGAATTGGAACAAACGCCAAGTAATCCAag cCCGTCGAGTTTAACAGGAAAAAAATCGAATGAAATAATACTTGGTGGTCTGAATAGCTTAAAGTCCGCTGCAACAACtgtagttaaaaaatttgatgaaataaaagagGCCATTTCAGCGACAAGTACACCGGTGAAGAATAAGGAACGCGAACAGAAAATTGCTTATGGGATATCTCACGAGTCTCTGGACTCCCTCAACGATGGATCCATACAAGATCGAAATGAGATAAGAGCATCAG GTGATGGAAATTTAGATTTGTGTTCATTATACGAACTCGCGGAATGTCTTTATCCAAAGGGCACTAGAGAATTAGAGGAACGTCTTGCCATTGAGCTTGTGCTTTCCAGTGCTAGCAGATGCCATCATTGCGCTGCCATCCTGTACGACGAGGAGATAATGGCTGGTTGGCAACCAGAAGATTCCAACTTAAATACAGTCTGTCAATATTGCGACAAAGCCACTGTACCTCTTCTCACAGCTACGATATTAGATTACAG aTGTGAAGCAAGCGAGAAAAGTAATGATCCTTTAATGGGAGcgttaatagaattattagaTCAACCAAAAGAATCGTTGGAACCGATAACCGTACCGTATCTAAATCCATTAGTTTTGAGAAAAGAATTGGAGAGTGTACTGAGTCAAGAAGGAGACGCATGTCTTACTAAGCATAGGTTTATTCAAGAACATCCAATAGTGTATTGGAATCTAATATGGTACttcgaaagaattaatttaacgagtCATCTACCTGATCTCTGGTTAAGTAATGATAAAAACTCAGAACTTCAAAGAACTCTAGGATCAGTGGGCGTCAGAACCATGTGGGACAACGATCGATTGCACATGGATCGTTTGCCTATGTATCTCCAGTGGAAGTCGAATTCCACAGAAGATAGGAC GTTAATGCAGACGGTGATAACGTATGTTCGTTGCAACGATTTAGCGGAACCTATAATAAGAGTGGCCTTAGAAAGAAGTAAACATCAAACAGGCGATCATCCGTTTTCTATATATAGGGATATCTTGTTTCTGGCATTTACTGTATTAGGAAGAACGAATATTGACCAAG GTGTCTTCGACAGAGAATACAGTTTATCGTTGGAGAAATTCTCCGAAAACGAGGAGAaattattgcataaaattgaTGCGCCACCGACTATGATGTCGGTGTACTGCagatattatttcaaacaaCTCAACGTGTAA